A portion of the Meriones unguiculatus strain TT.TT164.6M chromosome 14, Bangor_MerUng_6.1, whole genome shotgun sequence genome contains these proteins:
- the LOC110565296 gene encoding olfactory receptor 2AG1-like, whose amino-acid sequence MDLCNSTLGNDFILVGILDDSGFPELLCATITALYFLALTSNGLLLLVITMDARLHVPMYLLLWQLSLMDLLLTSVITPKAVIDFLLRDNTISFVGCALQMFLELTLGSAEDLLLAFMAYDRYVAICHPLNYTILMSHKVCWLMIATSWILASLSALGYSIYTMQYPFCKSRQIRHLFCEIPPLLKLACADTSTYELMVYVMGVTLLIPPLAAILASYSLILFTVLHMPSNEGRKKALVTCSSHLTVVGMWYGGAMVMYVLPSSFHSPKQDNISSVFYTVFTPALNPLIYSLRNKEVTGALRRVLGKRLLSVQSMF is encoded by the coding sequence ATGGACCTCTGCAACTCCACTTTGGGAAATGACTTCATCTTGGTGGGGATTCTGGATGACAGTGGTTTTCCTGAACTGCTCTGTGCCACTATCACAGCCCTGTACTTTTTAGCTCTGACCAGCAATGGACTGCTGCTCCTGGTCATCACCATGGATGCCCGACTCCACGTGCCCATGTACCTTCTGCTCTGGCAGCTCTCTCTCATGGACCTCCTGCTCACATCAGTTATCACTCCCAAGGCTGTTATAGATTTTTTGCTAAGAGACAACACCATCTCTTTTGTGGGCTGTGCCCTTCAGATGTTTCTTGAACTGACACTTGGTAGTGCAGAggaccttcttctggcctttatggCCTATGACAGGTATGTGGCCATTTGTCACCCTCTGAACTACACAATCCTAATGAGTCACAAAGTCTGCTGGCTCATGATAGCCACATCCTGGATCCTGGCATCCCTCAGTGCTCTAGGATATAGCATCTACACCATGCAATATCCCTTCTGCAAATCCCGCCAGATCAGACACCTGTTCTGTGAGATCCCTCCACTGCTGAAGCTGGCCTGTGCAGACACCTCCACATATGAGCTCATGGTTTATGTGATGGGTGTGACCTTGCTCATTCCCCCTCTTGCTGCCATCCTGGCGTCCTACTCACTAATTCTGTTCACTGTGCTCCACATGCCTTCAAATGAGGGCAGGAAGAAAGCCCTTGTAACCTGCTCTTCCCATCTGACTGTGGTTGGCATGTGGTATGGGGGTGCCATGGTCATGTATGTCCTGCCCAGTTCCTTCCACAGCCCCAAGCAAGACAATATCAGCTCCGTTTTCTACACAGTTTTCACTCCAGCTCTGAATCCCCTCATCTACAGCCTGAGGAATAAGGAGGTCACTGGGGCTTTAAGGAGAGTCCTAGGGAAAAGGTTGTTGTCAGTTCAGTCTATGTTCTAG